From Streptomyces sp. NBC_00775, one genomic window encodes:
- a CDS encoding thioesterase II family protein: MTLTLMCLPYAGAGAGLFRPWQDDPGLPFRVVPVQLPGRDEWFVREPCTTMAEAARECAEQIREAAGSGPYAVFGHSFGALLAHETVRLLAAGGDRLPVRLIVSGAAAPGLPRPRMDGDALDDEAFVARLRSLVGYDHEAWHEPELRELLLPALRADLGIQDRYVPAPGGPLPVPVSVLRGIDDDLVGRADAAHWDACTTEGSELIDLPGGHMYFSEDWPLLWKTLGSVLHREA, encoded by the coding sequence ATGACGCTCACCCTGATGTGCCTGCCCTACGCCGGAGCCGGCGCCGGGCTCTTCCGCCCCTGGCAGGACGATCCCGGTCTGCCGTTCCGCGTGGTGCCGGTCCAACTCCCCGGCCGGGACGAGTGGTTCGTGCGGGAGCCCTGCACGACCATGGCGGAGGCCGCCCGGGAGTGTGCCGAACAGATCAGGGAGGCGGCCGGCAGCGGACCGTACGCGGTGTTCGGGCACAGCTTCGGCGCGCTGCTCGCTCATGAGACGGTCCGGCTGCTCGCCGCCGGCGGAGACCGCCTGCCGGTCCGGCTGATCGTCAGCGGCGCCGCCGCCCCCGGTCTGCCCCGCCCCCGGATGGACGGGGACGCGCTCGACGACGAGGCGTTCGTCGCCCGGCTGCGGAGTCTGGTCGGCTACGACCACGAGGCCTGGCACGAGCCGGAGCTGCGCGAACTGCTACTGCCCGCGCTCCGCGCCGACCTCGGCATCCAGGACCGTTACGTCCCGGCGCCGGGCGGCCCGCTGCCCGTACCGGTGAGCGTCCTGCGCGGCATCGATGACGACCTCGTCGGCCGCGCCGACGCCGCGCACTGGGACGCGTGCACCACGGAGGGCAGCGAACTGATCGACCTGCCCGGCGGGCACATGTACTTCAGCGAGGACTGGCCCCTGCTCTGGAAAACTCTCGGCTCCGTACTCCACCGGGAGGCGTGA
- a CDS encoding amino acid adenylation domain-containing protein yields the protein MSAPRREPRTLYEWFATTAEAYPDLTALEVDGERLTYRELRELAEALAGEIVTACGGRAPRRVGLATRPGVGTYAGYLAVLRLGAAVVPLNSAFPAARMATIAENAALDLFLTGRSAPEGWSVTPVLHLSEERLTALRADRDRGRDRDRVLTGAPDESAAVPDDDGLAYLLFTSGSTGTPKGVPVSHRNISAFLRYVIDRYELGPGCRMAQNIGLAFDPSVFELFGAWGSAATLVVPPAHELAKPARFVAREGITHWFSVPSVITMADRTGGLAADSMPSMRWSLFGGEQLTAQQAAAWKRAASRSVVENLYGPTEVTIVTTQYRLPERVEDWPRSANGTVPIGAVFPHLESLVLDESGKPAGEGEEGELYVRGVQRFAGYLDEADNEGRFLDASGVAGTPPAGGVPGEKDWYRTGDLVRVLADGVLVHQGRVDQQVKIMGQRIETGEVEAALRAQDGIVEAAVLALPGPDGQLRLEAACTGRPRTAAELRQALTATLPRYMLPQRFSHLDGLPLSVNGKLDRRALAEILAAARD from the coding sequence ATGAGCGCCCCGCGCCGCGAACCCCGCACCCTGTACGAGTGGTTCGCCACGACCGCCGAGGCGTACCCGGACCTGACCGCGCTCGAAGTGGACGGTGAGCGGCTGACCTACCGTGAGCTCCGCGAGCTGGCCGAGGCGCTGGCCGGCGAGATCGTGACGGCCTGCGGGGGCCGGGCACCGCGCCGGGTGGGTCTGGCCACGAGGCCCGGCGTCGGCACGTACGCGGGTTATCTGGCGGTACTGCGCCTGGGTGCCGCCGTGGTCCCGCTCAACTCGGCCTTTCCCGCCGCGCGGATGGCCACGATCGCCGAGAACGCGGCGCTCGATCTGTTCCTGACCGGCAGGAGCGCTCCCGAGGGCTGGTCCGTGACGCCGGTGCTGCACCTGAGCGAGGAGCGGCTGACCGCGCTGCGAGCGGACCGGGATCGGGGCCGGGACCGGGACCGGGTTCTGACGGGGGCGCCGGACGAGTCCGCCGCCGTACCGGACGACGACGGTCTCGCCTATCTGCTGTTCACCTCCGGCTCCACCGGGACCCCCAAGGGCGTCCCGGTCAGCCACCGCAACATCTCGGCCTTCCTGCGCTACGTCATCGACCGGTACGAACTGGGACCCGGCTGCCGCATGGCGCAGAACATCGGCCTCGCCTTCGACCCTTCGGTCTTCGAGCTGTTCGGCGCCTGGGGCTCGGCGGCGACGCTCGTGGTGCCGCCCGCCCATGAGCTCGCCAAGCCCGCCCGGTTCGTGGCCCGCGAGGGGATCACGCACTGGTTCTCCGTGCCCTCGGTCATCACCATGGCCGACCGGACGGGGGGACTGGCGGCCGATTCCATGCCCTCCATGCGGTGGAGCCTGTTCGGCGGGGAGCAGCTGACCGCCCAGCAGGCCGCGGCCTGGAAGCGGGCGGCGTCCCGCAGCGTCGTCGAGAACCTCTACGGGCCGACCGAGGTCACCATCGTCACCACCCAGTACCGGCTTCCGGAGCGGGTCGAGGACTGGCCGCGCTCGGCGAACGGCACCGTTCCCATCGGCGCTGTCTTCCCCCATCTGGAGTCCCTGGTACTCGACGAGAGCGGGAAGCCGGCCGGCGAGGGCGAGGAGGGCGAGCTGTACGTGCGCGGGGTGCAGCGGTTCGCCGGGTATCTGGACGAGGCCGACAACGAGGGACGGTTCCTGGACGCTTCGGGCGTGGCCGGTACCCCGCCGGCGGGTGGGGTGCCCGGTGAGAAGGACTGGTACCGCACCGGGGACCTGGTCCGGGTGCTCGCGGACGGGGTGCTCGTGCACCAGGGCCGGGTCGACCAGCAGGTCAAGATCATGGGGCAGCGGATCGAGACCGGTGAGGTGGAGGCGGCTCTGCGCGCGCAGGACGGCATCGTCGAGGCCGCCGTGCTCGCGCTGCCGGGACCGGACGGCCAGTTGAGGCTCGAAGCGGCCTGCACCGGGCGGCCGCGGACCGCCGCCGAGCTGCGGCAGGCCCTCACCGCGACCCTGCCGCGCTACATGTTGCCGCAGAGGTTCTCCCACCTCGACGGCCTGCCGCTGAGCGTCAACGGGAAGCTGGACCGGCGGGCGCTGGCCGAGATCCTGGCCGCGGCGCGGGACTGA
- a CDS encoding NAD-dependent epimerase/dehydratase family protein: MRILILGGSVFLGRAFAEEATLRGHAVTVFNRGRSGPDVPGAEALRGDRENPADLERLAAAGPWDAVVDTCGFQPRPVGDSARALSGRAGTYLFVSSFHAHSDWPAAPVDETAPRHVCGPDATPDEVPGNALKAGCERAVEKYFTGGTLILNPGLIVGPWENTGRLLWWLERAARGGEFLAPGRPEQPVQLIDARDVAAFGLDLLEQRATGRYLVTGPKDGATFGELLGRCAEVTGSGAEPVWADDDFLLDQGVGPWTELPLWAPDEPAMAGTWAVVPAKAEAAGLRRRPLAETVADTWRWLGERGPATGPYKQGETVLGIAPDKEQEVLLAWHARTGVR; encoded by the coding sequence ATGCGCATACTCATACTCGGTGGATCGGTGTTCCTGGGGCGGGCGTTCGCCGAAGAGGCGACCCTCCGCGGCCATGCCGTGACGGTGTTCAACCGGGGCCGCTCCGGGCCGGACGTGCCCGGCGCGGAGGCCCTGCGGGGAGACCGTGAGAACCCCGCCGACCTCGAACGGCTCGCGGCCGCCGGGCCCTGGGACGCGGTTGTCGACACCTGTGGCTTCCAGCCCCGGCCGGTGGGCGACTCGGCCCGGGCGCTCAGCGGCCGGGCCGGCACCTATCTGTTCGTGTCCTCCTTCCACGCCCACTCCGACTGGCCCGCCGCCCCGGTGGACGAGACCGCGCCCCGGCACGTCTGCGGGCCCGACGCCACACCGGACGAGGTGCCGGGCAACGCGCTGAAGGCCGGCTGCGAACGCGCGGTCGAGAAGTACTTCACCGGCGGCACCCTGATCCTCAACCCGGGCCTGATCGTCGGTCCCTGGGAGAACACCGGACGGCTGCTGTGGTGGCTGGAGCGGGCCGCCCGCGGCGGGGAGTTCCTCGCCCCCGGCCGCCCGGAGCAGCCCGTACAGCTCATCGACGCGCGCGACGTCGCCGCCTTCGGCCTGGACCTGCTCGAACAGCGCGCCACCGGCCGCTACTTGGTGACCGGCCCCAAGGACGGCGCCACCTTCGGCGAACTGCTCGGCCGGTGCGCCGAGGTGACCGGTTCCGGCGCCGAACCGGTCTGGGCGGACGACGACTTCCTCCTGGACCAGGGCGTCGGACCGTGGACCGAACTGCCCTTGTGGGCACCGGACGAGCCCGCCATGGCCGGCACCTGGGCGGTCGTCCCCGCGAAGGCCGAGGCGGCCGGGCTGCGCCGCCGCCCGCTCGCCGAGACCGTCGCCGACACCTGGCGCTGGCTCGGTGAACGCGGCCCCGCCACCGGCCCGTACAAACAGGGCGAGACCGTCCTCGGCATCGCCCCGGACAAGGAGCAAGAGGTGCTGCTGGCCTGGCACGCGCGGACCGGTGTCCGATGA
- the msrB gene encoding peptide-methionine (R)-S-oxide reductase MsrB, whose translation MSYDIEKPDEQWRAELTPSEYAVLRKAGTEPAFTGQYTDTKTTGVYSCRACGAELFTSTEKFESHCGWPSFYDPKDTDAVELIEDRTLGMVRTEVRCARCGSHLGHVFEGEGYATPTDQRYCINSISLRLTPDA comes from the coding sequence ATGTCGTACGACATCGAAAAGCCGGACGAGCAGTGGCGCGCGGAGCTGACCCCGTCCGAGTACGCGGTGCTGCGGAAGGCGGGTACCGAGCCCGCCTTCACCGGTCAGTACACCGACACCAAGACCACGGGCGTCTACTCCTGCCGTGCCTGCGGCGCCGAACTCTTCACGTCCACGGAGAAGTTCGAGTCGCACTGCGGCTGGCCGTCCTTCTACGACCCGAAGGACACCGACGCGGTCGAGCTGATCGAGGACCGGACGCTCGGGATGGTGCGGACGGAGGTGCGGTGCGCGCGGTGCGGGTCGCATCTTGGGCATGTGTTCGAGGGGGAGGGGTATGCGACGCCGACCGATCAGCGGTACTGCATCAACTCCATCTCGTTGCGCCTGACGCCTGACGCCTGA
- the murC gene encoding UDP-N-acetylmuramate--L-alanine ligase has product MAPGLPTAMDRPHFIGIGGAGMSGIAKILAQRGAKVAGSDAKESATAEALRALGATVHIGHAADHLASDATCVVVSSAIRADNPELARAAELGIPVVHRSDALARLMDGLRPIAVAGTHGKTTTTSMLAVSLSSLGLSPSYAIGGDLDAPGSNALHGDGDIFVAEADESDRSFHKYAPEVAIVLNVELDHHANYASMDEIYESFETFAGKIVPGGTLVISADHEGARELTRRLPDDVRVVTYGESADADVRVLSVVPHGLKSEVKVLLDGSELTFAVSVPGRHYAHNAVAALAAGVALGIPADQLAPALASYTGVKRRLQLKGEEAGVQVIDSYAHHPTEMTADLEAMRAGASGRILVVFQPHLFSRTQELGKEMGEALSLADASVVLDIYPAREDPIPGVTSELIIEAARAAGADVTAVHDKSEVPSVVAGMAKPGDLVLTMGAGDVTDLGPEILTRLSK; this is encoded by the coding sequence ATGGCACCCGGCCTTCCTACCGCCATGGACCGACCGCACTTCATCGGCATCGGCGGCGCCGGGATGTCGGGTATTGCGAAGATTCTCGCGCAGCGCGGGGCCAAGGTGGCGGGGAGTGACGCGAAGGAGTCGGCTACCGCCGAGGCGCTGCGGGCGCTCGGTGCGACGGTGCATATCGGGCACGCGGCCGACCACCTCGCCTCCGACGCCACCTGCGTGGTGGTCTCCTCGGCGATCCGCGCGGACAACCCGGAGCTGGCCCGCGCGGCGGAGCTCGGCATCCCGGTCGTGCACCGGTCGGACGCCCTCGCCCGGCTGATGGACGGCCTGCGCCCGATCGCGGTCGCCGGCACCCACGGCAAGACGACCACGACGTCGATGCTGGCGGTCTCGCTCTCCTCCCTGGGCCTGTCCCCGTCGTACGCGATCGGCGGCGACCTCGACGCCCCCGGTTCGAACGCCCTGCACGGCGACGGCGACATCTTCGTCGCCGAGGCCGACGAGTCGGACCGCAGCTTCCACAAGTACGCGCCCGAGGTCGCGATCGTCCTCAACGTAGAGCTCGACCACCACGCCAACTATGCGTCCATGGACGAGATCTACGAGTCCTTCGAGACGTTCGCGGGCAAGATCGTCCCCGGCGGCACGCTGGTGATCTCGGCCGACCACGAGGGCGCGCGCGAGCTGACGCGGCGCCTGCCCGACGACGTCCGCGTGGTGACGTACGGCGAATCGGCGGATGCCGACGTCCGTGTGCTCTCCGTGGTCCCGCACGGTCTGAAGAGTGAGGTGAAGGTGCTCCTGGACGGCTCGGAGCTGACCTTCGCGGTCTCCGTGCCCGGCCGCCACTACGCGCACAACGCGGTGGCCGCCCTCGCGGCGGGCGTGGCGCTCGGCATCCCGGCGGACCAGTTGGCCCCCGCGCTCGCCTCCTACACGGGGGTGAAGCGCCGCCTCCAGCTGAAGGGCGAGGAGGCGGGCGTCCAGGTCATCGACTCCTACGCGCACCACCCGACCGAGATGACGGCGGACCTGGAGGCCATGCGTGCGGGCGCTTCCGGCCGCATCCTCGTGGTCTTCCAGCCCCACCTGTTCTCCCGCACCCAGGAGCTGGGCAAGGAGATGGGCGAGGCCCTGTCGCTGGCGGACGCCTCGGTCGTCCTGGACATCTACCCGGCCCGCGAGGACCCGATCCCGGGCGTCACGAGCGAGCTGATCATCGAGGCGGCGCGGGCGGCGGGCGCCGATGTGACGGCGGTCCACGACAAGTCCGAGGTTCCCTCCGTGGTCGCGGGAATGGCGAAGCCCGGTGATCTGGTTCTCACCATGGGTGCGGGCGACGTCACGGACCTCGGCCCCGAGATCCTGACCCGCCTGTCCAAGTAG
- a CDS encoding indole-3-glycerol phosphate synthase has product MFTSVLMIEKALTSADVEFVTTLHGDETVAFHVLLQPRGDQADRLLRAIDDVALGELDEAARERETPEGADAAALGGQALEVSLEALHASGSQAVGRLIEDHPLDALKALVDETGADEVIVLTDPHYVEEFFHRDWASRARHKVGVPVLKLFSHSKA; this is encoded by the coding sequence GTGTTCACAAGCGTATTGATGATCGAGAAGGCCCTGACGTCCGCCGACGTGGAGTTCGTCACCACCTTGCACGGTGACGAGACGGTCGCCTTCCACGTGCTGCTCCAGCCCCGTGGCGACCAGGCGGACCGGCTGCTGCGGGCCATCGACGACGTCGCGCTCGGTGAGCTGGACGAAGCGGCGCGCGAGCGGGAGACCCCGGAGGGCGCGGACGCGGCGGCCCTCGGTGGGCAGGCGCTGGAGGTGTCCCTTGAGGCCCTGCACGCGTCGGGCAGCCAGGCGGTGGGCCGGCTCATCGAGGACCATCCGCTGGACGCGCTGAAGGCCCTGGTCGACGAGACCGGCGCCGACGAGGTCATCGTGCTGACCGACCCCCACTACGTGGAGGAGTTCTTCCACCGGGACTGGGCCTCGCGGGCTCGGCACAAGGTGGGGGTGCCGGTGTTGAAGCTCTTCTCGCACAGCAAGGCGTGA
- a CDS encoding pyrimidine reductase family protein: protein MRRLFPVTYETAAQASGGAPEADAADREWGLQELAEVYAYPSVSGLWLRANMVSTLDGAGQHEGRSQPISGDTDMRIFGVLRGLADVVIVGAETVRQEGYRPTRAREAFAALREAAGQGPAPAIAVVTASLDLDFSLPLFTSPLVPTLVLTGAGAPPERVAAAEKAGAQVVIAGDGKGVDPARAVRALGDLGFTRLLTEGGPRLLGQLVAAGVLDELCLTVSPMLTAGDAQRIAGGPSIAVPKRFELVSLLEEAGFLYTRYRRS, encoded by the coding sequence ATGCGACGCCTGTTCCCTGTGACGTACGAAACAGCAGCCCAGGCCTCGGGCGGGGCCCCCGAGGCGGATGCGGCGGACCGCGAGTGGGGGCTTCAGGAGCTGGCGGAGGTGTACGCCTACCCGTCGGTGAGCGGGCTCTGGCTGCGCGCCAACATGGTGTCCACGCTCGACGGCGCGGGCCAGCACGAGGGCCGCTCGCAGCCCATCTCCGGCGACACCGACATGCGGATCTTCGGGGTGCTGAGGGGGCTCGCCGATGTCGTGATCGTCGGCGCGGAAACGGTACGCCAGGAGGGTTACCGTCCGACACGCGCGCGTGAGGCCTTCGCGGCGCTCCGGGAGGCCGCCGGGCAGGGCCCCGCGCCCGCGATCGCGGTGGTGACCGCGAGCCTCGACCTGGACTTCTCGCTTCCGCTTTTCACCTCGCCCCTGGTGCCCACGCTGGTGCTGACGGGTGCCGGGGCCCCTCCGGAGCGGGTCGCGGCGGCCGAGAAGGCCGGCGCCCAGGTGGTGATCGCCGGGGACGGGAAGGGCGTGGACCCCGCCCGCGCCGTACGGGCCCTCGGGGATCTCGGCTTCACCCGGCTGCTGACCGAGGGCGGACCCCGGCTGCTGGGCCAGCTGGTCGCGGCCGGAGTGCTCGACGAGCTCTGTCTGACCGTGTCCCCCATGCTCACCGCGGGTGACGCGCAGCGCATCGCCGGAGGGCCCTCGATCGCGGTCCCGAAGCGGTTCGAACTCGTGTCCCTGCTGGAGGAGGCCGGGTTCCTCTACACCCGATACCGTCGGTCGTGA
- the zapE gene encoding cell division protein ZapE — protein sequence MTCSVARPLEWGTVSSSTTASGIDPIAEAAPLSLSAREPYVPADRLVAEMVPPPRFDSVRFATYIPDPNQPSQTEAVGVLEGFASGLGGAHAIGGAKRRLFGFGKAPKAAPAGPRGVYLDGGYGVGKTHLLASLWHATPAEPTLKAFGTFVELTNLVGALGFQKTVQTLSGHRLLCIDEFELDDPGDTVLVSTLLGKLVDAGVALAATSNTLPGKLGEGRFAAADFLREIQGLSARFRPLRIDGEDYRHRGLPEAPAPFSDEQVTKAAYATDGASLDDFPHLLDHLARVHPSRYGALTDGVRAVCLTDVQPVPDQSTALRLVVLADRLYDREVPVLASGMPFDKLFSEEMLNGGYRKKYFRAISRLTALARDAKKLVES from the coding sequence ATGACGTGCAGTGTGGCACGGCCCTTAGAGTGGGGAACCGTGTCGTCCTCCACCACCGCCTCCGGGATCGACCCGATAGCCGAAGCGGCCCCGCTGTCCCTGTCCGCCCGCGAGCCGTACGTCCCCGCCGACCGGCTCGTCGCCGAGATGGTGCCGCCGCCCCGCTTCGACTCGGTCCGCTTCGCCACGTACATCCCGGACCCGAACCAGCCCAGCCAGACCGAGGCCGTAGGCGTCCTCGAAGGCTTCGCGAGCGGTCTCGGCGGGGCGCACGCCATCGGCGGCGCCAAGCGCCGGCTGTTCGGCTTCGGGAAGGCCCCCAAGGCGGCCCCCGCCGGTCCCCGCGGTGTCTACCTGGACGGTGGCTACGGCGTCGGCAAGACCCATCTGCTGGCCTCCCTGTGGCACGCGACCCCGGCGGAGCCCACCCTCAAGGCGTTCGGCACCTTCGTGGAGCTGACGAACCTGGTCGGCGCGCTCGGCTTCCAGAAGACCGTGCAGACGCTGTCGGGGCACCGGCTCCTGTGCATCGACGAGTTCGAGCTGGACGACCCGGGCGACACCGTCCTCGTCTCCACCCTGCTCGGCAAGCTGGTCGACGCGGGTGTCGCGCTCGCGGCGACCTCGAACACCCTGCCGGGCAAGCTCGGCGAGGGCCGGTTCGCCGCCGCCGACTTCCTGCGCGAGATCCAGGGCCTGTCCGCGCGCTTCCGGCCGCTGCGCATCGACGGCGAGGACTACCGCCACCGGGGGCTGCCCGAGGCCCCGGCACCGTTCTCCGACGAGCAGGTCACGAAGGCGGCGTACGCCACCGACGGCGCGTCCCTCGACGACTTCCCGCATCTGCTCGACCACCTGGCGCGCGTCCACCCCAGCCGGTACGGCGCCCTGACGGACGGCGTCCGGGCCGTCTGCCTCACCGACGTCCAGCCGGTCCCGGACCAGTCGACGGCGCTGCGGCTCGTCGTGCTCGCCGACCGGCTGTACGACCGTGAGGTGCCGGTCCTCGCCTCCGGAATGCCCTTCGACAAGCTCTTCAGCGAGGAGATGCTGAACGGCGGCTACCGCAAGAAGTACTTCCGCGCGATATCCCGGCTCACGGCGCTGGCGCGGGACGCGAAGAAGCTCGTGGAGAGCTGA
- a CDS encoding carbonic anhydrase, which translates to MQPLIDHARSFGRRPEDFASLAQGQSPQVLFVTCSDSRVVPALITGARPGELFELRTAGNIVPPYVFDRPTSEAATVEYAVDVLGVTEIVVCGHSHCGAVGALVRGEDLTAVPAVRDWLAQAEPPSEAPDDDPAVAGAVQNHVLAQLLRLRAYPCVPRALTAGQLRLHGWYYEVHTGAVRVHSPDTDSFEAL; encoded by the coding sequence ATGCAGCCCCTCATCGACCATGCCCGCTCCTTCGGCCGGCGGCCCGAGGATTTCGCCTCACTCGCCCAAGGCCAGTCCCCGCAGGTCCTGTTCGTCACCTGCTCCGACTCCCGGGTCGTCCCGGCCCTGATCACCGGCGCCCGCCCGGGCGAGCTCTTCGAGCTGCGCACCGCGGGCAACATCGTCCCGCCGTACGTCTTTGACCGGCCGACCTCCGAGGCGGCCACCGTCGAGTACGCGGTGGACGTGCTCGGCGTCACCGAGATCGTGGTCTGCGGCCACTCGCACTGCGGCGCCGTGGGCGCGCTGGTGCGCGGCGAGGACCTGACCGCCGTACCGGCCGTACGCGACTGGCTCGCACAGGCCGAACCCCCGTCCGAGGCGCCGGACGACGACCCGGCCGTCGCCGGGGCGGTGCAGAACCATGTCCTCGCGCAACTGCTCCGGCTCCGTGCGTACCCGTGTGTGCCACGGGCCCTGACGGCAGGTCAACTGCGCCTGCACGGCTGGTACTACGAGGTCCACACCGGCGCCGTACGCGTGCACAGCCCCGACACCGACTCCTTCGAGGCGCTGTGA
- a CDS encoding slipin family protein, translated as MLEELLVAGVAAGTAGLVYLAAAARVVKQYERGVVFRLGRVMSLPRSPGFTLIVPFVDRLRKVNMQIVTMPVPAQEGITRDNVTVRVDAVVYFKVVNAPDAVIQVEDYRFAVSQMAQTSLRSIIGKSDLDDLLSNREKLNQGLELMIDSPAIGWGVQIDRVEIKDVSLPETMKRSMARQAEADRERRARVINADAELQASKKLAQAAEVMSEQPAALQLRLLQTVVAVAAEKNSTLVLPFPVELLRFLERAQVPPGSAQPGPAAVEEAPHQTAPKGDDHQSGTLEESGTPEESGTPEERDEGKDEPQDNG; from the coding sequence ATGCTCGAAGAACTCCTGGTCGCGGGCGTGGCAGCCGGTACCGCAGGGTTGGTGTATCTCGCGGCGGCGGCCCGGGTCGTCAAGCAGTACGAGCGCGGCGTGGTCTTCCGGCTGGGACGCGTGATGAGCCTCCCACGCTCTCCGGGGTTCACCCTGATCGTGCCCTTCGTCGACCGGCTTCGTAAGGTCAACATGCAGATCGTGACGATGCCCGTGCCGGCCCAGGAGGGCATCACGCGGGACAACGTCACCGTCCGGGTCGACGCGGTCGTCTACTTCAAGGTGGTCAACGCCCCCGACGCGGTCATCCAGGTCGAGGACTACCGCTTCGCCGTCTCGCAGATGGCACAGACCTCGCTGCGGTCCATCATCGGCAAGAGCGACCTCGACGACCTCCTGTCCAACCGCGAGAAGCTCAACCAGGGGCTGGAGCTGATGATCGACAGCCCGGCGATCGGCTGGGGTGTGCAGATCGACCGCGTCGAGATCAAGGACGTGTCGCTGCCGGAGACGATGAAGCGGTCGATGGCCCGGCAGGCCGAGGCCGACCGTGAGCGGCGGGCCCGGGTCATCAACGCGGACGCGGAGCTCCAGGCTTCCAAGAAGCTCGCGCAGGCCGCCGAAGTGATGTCGGAGCAGCCCGCCGCGCTCCAACTGCGGCTGCTGCAGACGGTGGTGGCGGTCGCGGCCGAGAAGAACTCGACGCTGGTACTCCCGTTCCCCGTTGAGCTGCTGCGGTTCCTGGAGCGGGCCCAAGTCCCACCGGGTTCGGCCCAACCGGGTCCGGCGGCGGTCGAAGAGGCGCCGCACCAGACAGCCCCCAAGGGCGACGATCACCAGAGCGGCACTCTCGAAGAGAGCGGCACTCCCGAAGAGAGCGGCACTCCCGAAGAGAGGGACGAGGGGAAGGACGAACCCCAGGACAACGGGTGA
- a CDS encoding polysaccharide deacetylase family protein yields MIIPVRRFAATCALGTLGVALAACGAPDTPHARPGHPTSASAAPSRPPTLAPGPAGLTPVFKNGPRTPDKTVALTFDADMTADQGARAAAGEHFDNPKLIATLRGFKVPATVFMTGRWADEYPEEARDIGQDPQFEVANHSYSHYAFTDDCYGLPTVPEDEMRADVERAYTAFKKAGVRHAMPYFRFPGGCYDRTALRALSAVGVTAVQWDVVSGDAFATDADAVARQVLEGVRPGSVVVMHCTQSAAPATEKALRTIIPELREQGYRFVKVSELIGRAEGRHR; encoded by the coding sequence GTGATCATTCCTGTACGTCGATTCGCCGCGACCTGTGCCCTCGGCACCCTCGGCGTCGCGCTCGCCGCCTGTGGTGCCCCCGACACCCCGCACGCCCGCCCGGGGCACCCCACGTCCGCCAGTGCCGCGCCGTCGCGGCCCCCGACGCTCGCCCCCGGTCCCGCCGGACTGACCCCCGTCTTCAAGAACGGCCCCAGGACGCCGGACAAGACCGTCGCGCTGACCTTCGACGCGGACATGACCGCGGATCAAGGGGCGCGCGCGGCGGCCGGGGAGCACTTCGACAATCCGAAGCTGATCGCCACGCTGCGCGGGTTCAAGGTGCCGGCGACCGTGTTCATGACGGGGCGATGGGCCGACGAGTATCCCGAGGAGGCCAGGGACATCGGGCAGGACCCGCAGTTCGAGGTCGCCAACCACTCGTACAGCCACTACGCCTTCACGGACGACTGCTACGGGCTGCCGACCGTGCCCGAGGACGAGATGCGGGCGGACGTGGAGCGGGCGTACACCGCGTTCAAGAAGGCGGGGGTGCGCCATGCGATGCCGTACTTCCGTTTCCCGGGCGGGTGTTACGACCGGACGGCGCTGCGGGCGCTGAGCGCGGTCGGCGTGACCGCCGTGCAGTGGGACGTGGTGAGCGGGGACGCGTTCGCGACGGACGCGGATGCCGTGGCGCGGCAGGTCCTTGAGGGCGTACGGCCCGGGTCCGTCGTCGTGATGCACTGCACGCAAAGCGCGGCTCCGGCGACCGAGAAGGCGCTGCGGACGATCATCCCCGAGCTGCGCGAGCAGGGGTACCGGTTCGTGAAGGTGTCCGAGCTGATCGGGCGGGCGGAGGGCCGCCACCGCTGA
- a CDS encoding ABC transporter, with protein sequence MTALLRYQTALLLRSQRWLPPFILYAAFLGIGVQSGQPVLDSLGYSAAAVLPVAAWLVRICATNEPPAARSCVGAAVGPARAHLACLSVALGVAVLIGAAATLVVTVISDPTSTDHQKRVPVLAAGGAGLLAALVCALLGTAVGALTTWPLLRSPGRAVPAMLLAALLALVVTGSPAHAALTDLITGSQAGTVPVPLLPLAAAALLTAAAIAAACALTSRRSA encoded by the coding sequence ATGACCGCCCTCCTCCGCTACCAGACCGCCCTGCTCCTGCGTTCCCAGCGCTGGCTGCCGCCGTTCATCCTGTACGCGGCGTTCCTCGGGATCGGTGTGCAGAGCGGTCAGCCGGTGCTCGACTCGCTCGGTTACTCGGCGGCGGCCGTGCTGCCCGTCGCCGCCTGGCTGGTACGGATCTGCGCGACCAACGAGCCGCCCGCGGCCCGCAGTTGTGTGGGCGCGGCGGTCGGTCCCGCGCGGGCGCACCTGGCCTGTCTGTCCGTCGCGCTCGGCGTGGCCGTGCTCATCGGGGCGGCGGCGACACTGGTCGTCACGGTGATCAGCGATCCCACGAGTACGGACCACCAGAAGCGGGTGCCGGTGCTCGCGGCGGGCGGCGCCGGGCTCCTCGCAGCGCTCGTCTGCGCGCTGCTCGGCACGGCCGTCGGCGCGCTCACGACCTGGCCGCTGCTGCGCTCACCGGGCCGCGCGGTCCCCGCGATGCTGCTCGCGGCGCTGCTCGCCCTGGTGGTGACGGGCTCACCTGCCCACGCCGCGCTCACCGACCTGATCACGGGCTCGCAGGCGGGCACGGTCCCCGTACCGCTGCTGCCCCTGGCGGCCGCCGCACTGCTCACGGCGGCCGCGATCGCCGCGGCCTGCGCGCTCACCTCGCGCCGGTCAGCCTGA